One Serratia liquefaciens genomic window, GGCGCGGCGAGCGGCATTGAGCAAAGACAGCAGTAACCGCTCACGCAGAATGGTAACCAGACGTGGAGCGCCGCTGCCGTTGATCGGAATATCCTCCATGGTCGCGTTGCAGCGATCGCGGGTCTGGAACTGGGCCCCTTCATGTGCCCCCACCATGGCCTCGTCATAGGCGCCAATCGCCTCGAGCACACGCAGCCCATTACTCCAGATATAGATGCCCGCACCAAAGGTGCGCAGGTGAGGTGAACGCTCGTGCACCCTTACGCTCCACCCACGCTGGGCTAACGCCGCCGCTGCCGTAAGCCCGGCGATACCTGCCCCAGCAATTTCTGCATGCAGTTGCTTCATACCCTCTCCTCAGCCCTGTTTGTTTTTGATCGTTACCCGTCGTTAAGAACCCGCCTGCACCGCAAACAGATCCTTTCTCCTGGTCATGCAGAACAACGCCAAAGCGGCAATGAACGCGGGAAGCGCCATCCAAAAGAAAAAATTCTGCAAATCGCCCACCGCGGCATACAGCCAAGAACCGAGGTAAGCCCCGAGGATAGAACCGATATGACCCACGCCGATCCCCCATGACACTCCGGTCGCCCGCGCCATGGTGGGATAGAGGCCCGCGCTCAAAATACTGATGTTGTTCAGTGCGCCGGTCAGCGTGAACCCCACAAGAAATACGCAAACCAGCAAACCGGTCGAACTGCCAAGCTGGCTGCCGGTAACCAGCAACGCGAAGGAGGCCAAAAGCGCTAAAGGCGGGAGAATTCTGGCGATACCGATACGATCGATGAGCACAGCGGTGATTATGCCGCCGACAACGCCCCCCAAAGGCAGCATTGCGGCGACATATAAAGCAGTATGAGCGTCAAAACCGCTGCCGCGTAATACCGTTGGCAGCCAATTGCTCAGCAGGTAAAACGAGAACAAACAGCAGAAAAAGGTCAGCCAGAGTAGAAGCGTACGCTCGGTTCGCCCCTCAGAAAATAGAGCAACCACGGGCGATAGCTTCTGGCTTTTTTCTCCGGGCTTTCTGTCCATGCCGTCGGTAAAGACCACGGACTGCCAATTCATCTGGCCGCCAATCCGCTCGACGATCCGCAGTAATTTAGCCCTCTGTTGCGGCCTGTTGGCCAGAAAACAGATAGACTCGGGGAGCATGAAATACAGCACTGGCAGCATCACCAAAGGTGCGATGCTGCCCACAAACAGCAAGCCCCTCCAGCCCAGCAACGGCAGCAGCAAGTCAGCCACCCAACCGCCGAGCGCCATACCCAGGGTAAAGCCGGAAAAGCTCAGGGTGACCAGCAGCATGCGCCAGCGAACGGGCGAATATTCTGACACCAGGGTGATACAACCGGGCAATACGCCACCTAACCCCATACCGGTCAGCAAACGCAGTGCCACAAGCACGGTAATCGATGAGGAAAAGGCATAACCCAGGGTGCCTAAAGCGACGATAACCGAGCAGATCAGCAGCACCGTTTTGCGCCCATAACGATCCGCCGCAGGGCCACAAATGAAACTGCCTAGTAGCATGCCGAACAGACCCGCGGCGAAAGCAGGCCCCAACTCGGCGCGATCTATCCCCCATTCTTGAGCCAATTCAGGGGCGATATAACCCATCGCGCTGGCATCCAGACCATTAATCATCGATACAATAAAACACAAGACCAGCGTCATTATCTGCAAACCACCAAGCGGACTTTGATCGACAATGTCGGTGACGGATTGTTTGTTCATGGCAAAAATCCTCTTTTCTTGTTTTTTTATTAGCTTGCATCATGAAACGCACGCCACCACCGGCTGGAAAACTCGGGGTTAACCGGCGAATGAAATGGTGTCAACATACTGATTAGTAATGAGTTACCTTCTTTCAGTTCCGGATCTTATGCATAACCCTGGGTTTTACTGGACAGCCTGCAGGGGCAGGTTTTTCCAGAGAACAAGGATGGATCGAGTATAGGGCTGGGCTGATATCAGGGAATAATCAAAAAAGGGATCTTTGGTATAACCAAAATGAATACAGCGGGGCGTGAAAAAGGAATATTTCGTGGGCGTCAGAAAAAGGAAAACCCCCGCACAGTCTGCCTGTAGCGAGGGTTTTAAATCATCACCGATAGTCAGTGATTAGCCGTTTATCATTCCCACTCGATGAGGTAAACCGCTCAAACCTGCTTGTTCAGGCCATGATCAGACGATTAAACAACAGTTGCTGTACGTCCTGTCGATGAGACAAAATTGCATGCGCTGTCACTAATGTTCCGCTTACTGAATACAAAACACGGTAGCCTTCAGCGTGGTTAAACTCCCTATACTTCGCACAGCCAATTTTCAACAGTTCAGGACAAATTTGGCATCCCAGAGGGAAAAGAGCGACGGTACTCTCAAACTGAGCAAGAATATCCGTGATGACCGCGCGCGGTTCAACATCAACACGGCGAAGGTAATCTGCTATCACGTCGATGCAGTGCTTTACTGTGAGCGTGTACTCAAAGGTAACCTGCTGTTCCATTGAAGTCCCTTAATATTGAGTGCTCAGCGCTTAACTCGAGATCCCATCAAGCAATTGTTCTCTTGATAACACGCGCCCCTCAGATTTATCTTTCTCTGAAAGGGTAAGCAATTTCAGCAAAGCAATGGCCTTTTCCCGTTCCTGCTGTTGATCATAGGATTCTATAACATAAGCAGGCACACCATTTTGCGTGACCAGGATGGGTTCTGACAGATCAAGAGTTGCCGCGTTCTTTTTAACGTAGCTAATTGTTTCTACCTTCATCGTATATCCCTCTTCATGATCATGCATAGGTCTTAATATAGGCCATATTTAGACCACCAACAAGGATTCGCTTATCAGGGCAATAAAAGGTGAACTCCGGCCCTTCGGCCAGGACTTTGTTAATAGTCTTAAACCCTCTGTAAAAACAGAGGGTTTACTACACTTTTACCTGTTCATAAACTGGCTGAAGGGGTTATCTGATCATTCCCACTCAATGGTAGCCGGTGGCTTACCGCTGATGTCATAAACCACGCGGGAAATGCCGTTGACTTCGTTGATGATGCGGTTGGAGACGCGGCCGAGGAAATCGTACGGCAGGTGCGCCCAATGTGCGGTCATAAAGTCGATGGTTTCCACTGCGCGCAGTGAAACAACCCAGTCGTATTTACGGCCATCGCCCATCACGCCAACCGAACGCACCGGCAGGAACACGGTGAATGCCTGGCTGACTTTGTTGTACAGATCGGCTTTGTGCAGCTCTTCGATGAAGATCGCATCGGCACGGCGCAGCAGGTCGCAGTACTCTTTCTTCACTTCGCCCAGCACGCGCACGCCCAAACCTGGGCCCGGGAACGGGTGACGGTAAAGCATGTCGTACGGCAGGCCCAGTTCCAGACCGATTTTACGCACTTCGTCTTTGAACAGCTCTTTCAGCGGCTCGACCAGGCCCAGCTTCATCTCTTTCGGCAGACCGCCCACGTTGTGGTGCGATTTGATCACGTGCGCTTTGCCGGTGGCGGAAGCGGCAGATTCAATCACGTCCGGGTAGATGGTGCCCTGCGCCAGCCATTTCACGTCGGTCTGCTTGCAGGCTTCTTCGTCGAACAGTTCAACGAACACGCGGCCGATGATCTTGCGCTTGGCTTCCGGCTCGTCAACACCGGCCAACGCGCTCAGGAAGCGATCTTCCGCCGCCACGTGAACGATGTTCAGGCCGAAGTGGTCGCCAAACATTTCCAGCACCTGGTCAGCTTCGTTCAGACGCAGCAGGCCGTTATCGACGAACACGCAGGTCAGGCGCTCGCCAATGGCGCGATGCAGCAGCATTGCGGTCACGGAGGAGTCGACACCGCCGGACAGGCCGAGGATCACGTGATCTTCGCCCACCTGCTGACGAATGCGCTCTACTGCATCTTCGATGATGGTCGCCGGGGTCCACAGGGCTTCACACTGGCAGATATCCAGTACGAAACGCTCCAGCATGCGCTGGCCCTGACGGGTGTGGGTCACCTCCGGATGGAACTGCACGCCGTAGAAGCGTTTTTCTTCGTTGGCCATAATGGCAAACGGGCAGGTATCGGTGCTGGCAACGGTCACGAAGTCGGACGGGATAGCGGTCACTTTGTCGCCGTGGCTCATCCACACGTCCAGCAGCGGTTTGCCGGTTGGGCTCAGCGCGTCTTCGATGCCGCGAACCAGTGCGCTGTCGGTAGTGATTTCCACCTGCGCGTAACCGAACTCACGCTCGTTGGAACCTTGCACATGGCCGCCCAGCTGCATTGCCATGGTCTGCATGCCGTAGCATACGCCCAGCACAGGTACACCGGCGGTGAACACGTATTCTGGAGCACGCGGGCTGTTGGTTTCGGTGGTGCTTTCCGGGCCGCCGGACAGGATGATGCCGCTCGGATTGAATTCGCGGATTTGCTCTTCGCTAACGTCCCAGGCCCACAGCTCGCAGTAAACGCCGATTTCGCGCACGCGGCGGGCTACCAGTTGAGTGTATTGCGAACCAAAGTCCAGAATCAGAATGCGATGCTTATGGATATTTTTTGTCATGTGAGGCGAATTCCAGCAACAGAGAAAAAGAGCGAAAAAAGTGTTTTCGGGGTGAGGCTTCAGCCCCACCCCGGCCTCTCCCGCAGGAGAGGATAAAGCATTAACCCATGCGGTAGTTCGGTGACTCTTTGGTGATGGTCACGTCGTGCACGTGGCTTTCCTGGATACCGGCGCCGCTGATGCGAACAAATTCAGCCTTGGTACGCAGGTCGTCGATGGTGGCGCAGCCGGTCAGGCCCATGCAAGAACGCAGGCCGCCCATTTGCTGGTGCACGATCGCTTTCAGCATGCCTTTGTAAGCCACGCGGCCTTCGATACCTTCCGGCACCAGTTTGTCGGCGGCGTTATCTGTCTGGAAATAACGATCGGAAGAGCCTTTGGACATCGCGCCCAGTGAGCCCATACCACGGTAGGATTTGAACGAACGGCCCTGATACAGCTCGATTTCGCCCGGTGATTCTTCGGTACCCGCCAGCATGGAGCCGACCATTACGCAGGATGCGCCG contains:
- a CDS encoding type II toxin-antitoxin system Phd/YefM family antitoxin; this encodes MKVETISYVKKNAATLDLSEPILVTQNGVPAYVIESYDQQQEREKAIALLKLLTLSEKDKSEGRVLSREQLLDGISS
- a CDS encoding type II toxin-antitoxin system RelE/ParE family toxin, translating into MEQQVTFEYTLTVKHCIDVIADYLRRVDVEPRAVITDILAQFESTVALFPLGCQICPELLKIGCAKYREFNHAEGYRVLYSVSGTLVTAHAILSHRQDVQQLLFNRLIMA
- a CDS encoding MFS transporter; translation: MNKQSVTDIVDQSPLGGLQIMTLVLCFIVSMINGLDASAMGYIAPELAQEWGIDRAELGPAFAAGLFGMLLGSFICGPAADRYGRKTVLLICSVIVALGTLGYAFSSSITVLVALRLLTGMGLGGVLPGCITLVSEYSPVRWRMLLVTLSFSGFTLGMALGGWVADLLLPLLGWRGLLFVGSIAPLVMLPVLYFMLPESICFLANRPQQRAKLLRIVERIGGQMNWQSVVFTDGMDRKPGEKSQKLSPVVALFSEGRTERTLLLWLTFFCCLFSFYLLSNWLPTVLRGSGFDAHTALYVAAMLPLGGVVGGIITAVLIDRIGIARILPPLALLASFALLVTGSQLGSSTGLLVCVFLVGFTLTGALNNISILSAGLYPTMARATGVSWGIGVGHIGSILGAYLGSWLYAAVGDLQNFFFWMALPAFIAALALFCMTRRKDLFAVQAGS
- the guaA gene encoding glutamine-hydrolyzing GMP synthase; the protein is MTKNIHKHRILILDFGSQYTQLVARRVREIGVYCELWAWDVSEEQIREFNPSGIILSGGPESTTETNSPRAPEYVFTAGVPVLGVCYGMQTMAMQLGGHVQGSNEREFGYAQVEITTDSALVRGIEDALSPTGKPLLDVWMSHGDKVTAIPSDFVTVASTDTCPFAIMANEEKRFYGVQFHPEVTHTRQGQRMLERFVLDICQCEALWTPATIIEDAVERIRQQVGEDHVILGLSGGVDSSVTAMLLHRAIGERLTCVFVDNGLLRLNEADQVLEMFGDHFGLNIVHVAAEDRFLSALAGVDEPEAKRKIIGRVFVELFDEEACKQTDVKWLAQGTIYPDVIESAASATGKAHVIKSHHNVGGLPKEMKLGLVEPLKELFKDEVRKIGLELGLPYDMLYRHPFPGPGLGVRVLGEVKKEYCDLLRRADAIFIEELHKADLYNKVSQAFTVFLPVRSVGVMGDGRKYDWVVSLRAVETIDFMTAHWAHLPYDFLGRVSNRIINEVNGISRVVYDISGKPPATIEWE